In Microbacterium pumilum, the following proteins share a genomic window:
- a CDS encoding dipeptide/oligopeptide/nickel ABC transporter permease/ATP-binding protein: MTVSTTAILTIRRSERKRGGRLRSPTAILALIWIIGLVIASLTSPLWLRYGPLQQDLSAVLQGPSAAHLLGTDELGRDLLSRIVTAAAPTLAIACIPPLVAVLVTVPVVLWAARSIRGEGIMNRISEIVMSLPGMVIILAFIAAVGTNMPLVMALFGLLLFGALYRILFGQAKSLQQQLFIEAAAVDGVRPASVGFRHVLPNMSTTVIVQFVLFFGVGIMMQAGLAFIGLGAQPPEPTWGGMIQTAARFIFQDPWMMVPTGAVLALTIIAANALADVLSGGAATPPPLVALRRKRSKVAPDTTYVLAAAPESAPVEYPLEATANFPVDTVADYSEAVEIPEDAPALSAPAASDQQVPSGPAAPGELIVEDLVLGVDGGPALVTGVSLRVRPGRVMGLVGESGCGKSVTSYALLGLLSPGLSVRSGRIQWGDVDLARADEKTLAKVRGHDIAFISQEPSRALDPMFTIGWQLASAIKRMRRVGSGEAKRVAEQLLVDVGIVDPPRVLKSYPHQISGGMAQRVAIALALAGSPRLLIADEPTTALDVTIQAEILALLRGLIAARGMSIILVTHDLGVVADLCDDVSVMYAGEIVETGSVRDVLVRPEHPYTMALLAADPHAIIDFEGTTRLASIPGQVPLPGSWTTGCRFAQRCRFVEAACMTPIPLLARSQGDGGVRCIRRDEVRGRQEEWREPVSIGGEL; the protein is encoded by the coding sequence ATGACCGTCTCGACCACAGCGATCCTGACCATCCGCCGCTCCGAGCGCAAGCGGGGCGGTCGGCTGAGGTCGCCCACGGCGATCCTCGCGCTGATCTGGATCATCGGTCTCGTCATCGCATCGCTCACCTCGCCGCTGTGGCTGCGCTACGGACCGCTCCAGCAGGATCTGAGCGCAGTCCTGCAGGGTCCGTCTGCCGCACATCTCCTCGGCACCGATGAGCTCGGGCGGGACCTTCTGTCGCGCATCGTGACTGCCGCAGCGCCGACACTCGCGATCGCCTGCATCCCCCCGCTCGTCGCGGTGCTCGTCACGGTGCCGGTCGTGCTCTGGGCCGCTCGCAGCATCCGTGGTGAAGGCATCATGAACCGGATCAGTGAGATCGTGATGTCGCTTCCCGGGATGGTCATCATCCTCGCGTTCATCGCGGCCGTCGGCACGAACATGCCGCTGGTCATGGCGCTGTTCGGTCTGCTGCTGTTCGGTGCGCTTTACCGGATCCTGTTCGGCCAGGCGAAGTCGCTGCAGCAGCAGCTGTTCATCGAGGCGGCAGCAGTCGACGGAGTACGACCGGCCAGTGTGGGATTCCGGCATGTGCTGCCCAACATGTCGACCACCGTGATCGTGCAATTCGTCCTGTTCTTCGGCGTGGGCATCATGATGCAGGCGGGTCTGGCCTTCATCGGGCTCGGTGCGCAGCCGCCCGAGCCGACGTGGGGTGGCATGATCCAGACCGCCGCGCGCTTCATCTTCCAGGATCCGTGGATGATGGTGCCCACCGGTGCTGTCCTCGCTCTGACGATCATCGCGGCGAACGCACTGGCAGACGTCCTCTCCGGCGGTGCCGCAACGCCCCCGCCGCTCGTGGCGTTGCGGCGCAAGCGCAGCAAGGTCGCGCCGGACACGACGTACGTCCTGGCGGCCGCTCCCGAGTCGGCACCTGTGGAGTACCCGCTGGAAGCCACCGCTAATTTTCCCGTCGACACCGTCGCGGACTACTCGGAAGCAGTGGAGATCCCGGAAGACGCACCCGCTCTCAGCGCCCCCGCTGCGAGCGACCAGCAGGTGCCGAGCGGCCCCGCCGCCCCCGGAGAGCTCATCGTCGAGGACCTCGTCCTCGGCGTCGACGGCGGCCCTGCGCTCGTGACGGGTGTCTCGCTTCGTGTGCGCCCAGGGCGGGTCATGGGCCTGGTGGGTGAGTCGGGATGCGGCAAGAGCGTGACGTCGTACGCACTGCTCGGCCTGCTCTCGCCCGGTCTGTCGGTACGGTCGGGACGCATCCAATGGGGGGATGTCGACCTCGCGAGGGCAGACGAGAAGACGCTCGCCAAAGTTCGCGGCCATGACATCGCGTTCATCTCGCAGGAGCCGAGCCGCGCACTCGACCCGATGTTCACCATCGGCTGGCAGCTTGCCTCGGCCATCAAGCGAATGCGTCGGGTGGGATCGGGCGAGGCGAAGCGCGTCGCCGAACAGCTCCTCGTCGACGTCGGCATCGTAGATCCGCCGCGCGTGCTCAAGAGCTACCCGCACCAGATCTCCGGCGGCATGGCGCAGCGCGTCGCGATCGCCCTGGCGCTCGCCGGATCTCCGCGGCTGCTCATCGCTGACGAGCCCACCACGGCTCTGGATGTCACGATCCAGGCCGAGATCCTCGCGCTGCTGCGCGGGCTCATCGCCGCGCGCGGGATGTCGATCATCCTCGTCACCCACGACCTCGGCGTCGTCGCGGACCTCTGCGACGACGTGTCGGTGATGTACGCCGGCGAGATCGTCGAAACAGGCAGCGTGCGAGACGTTCTCGTGCGTCCCGAGCATCCCTACACGATGGCCCTCCTCGCAGCGGACCCGCACGCCATCATCGATTTCGAGGGCACGACCCGACTCGCCTCGATTCCGGGCCAGGTGCCCCTGCCCGGATCGTGGACGACCGGATGCCGCTTCGCGCAGCGCTGCCGGTTCGTCGAAGCGGCCTGCATGACGCCCATCCCGCTGCTCGCGAGATCGCAGGGTGACGGCGGCGTGCGCTGCATCCGCCGTGACGAAGTGCGCGGCAGACAAGAGGAATGGCGTGAGCCGGTATCGATCGGAGGAGAACTGTGA
- a CDS encoding ABC transporter permease codes for MLIFVLKRVAWAILTLLIASWIAFVLVHLSGSTPGGVALGQSATPEQVFAYNESVGWYDPWIQQYLAWVGQVLQGNLGVSLIDGRPIGPDIAKRLPVTAALALGGTILSAVIGIVLGVVAAVRGGAVDRAITVITGIMLSLPAFWVGILLVYVFAVQMRLLPATGFVPFDVSPEKWFKSLVLPVLTIALTSAGFIARQTRASMAESLAQEHIRTLRAVGTPTNRIVYVHALRGASLPILASVAVQFIVLFGGSVMIELLFALPGIGQAMQAAVGSADLPFVQALVLVATLVVVFVNVLLETLNRTLDPKLRTS; via the coding sequence ATGCTCATCTTCGTGTTGAAGCGGGTCGCCTGGGCGATCCTGACGCTGTTGATCGCGTCGTGGATCGCGTTCGTGCTCGTCCACCTCTCGGGTTCGACGCCCGGTGGTGTCGCGCTCGGCCAGTCGGCGACCCCCGAGCAGGTGTTCGCCTACAACGAGTCGGTCGGCTGGTACGACCCGTGGATCCAGCAGTACCTGGCGTGGGTCGGCCAAGTCCTGCAGGGCAACCTGGGCGTCTCACTCATCGACGGGCGTCCCATTGGTCCCGACATCGCGAAACGCCTTCCCGTGACGGCGGCGCTCGCGTTGGGCGGCACGATTCTCAGCGCGGTGATCGGCATCGTCCTCGGTGTTGTCGCCGCCGTCCGCGGCGGTGCCGTCGACCGGGCCATCACCGTCATCACCGGCATCATGCTGTCGCTGCCGGCCTTCTGGGTCGGCATCCTTCTCGTCTATGTCTTCGCAGTGCAGATGCGGTTGCTGCCGGCGACGGGCTTCGTACCGTTCGACGTCAGCCCTGAGAAGTGGTTCAAATCGCTGGTGCTGCCTGTCCTCACGATCGCGCTCACGTCAGCCGGATTCATCGCCCGCCAGACCCGTGCATCGATGGCGGAGTCGCTCGCCCAGGAGCACATCCGCACGCTCCGTGCGGTCGGGACCCCCACGAATCGCATCGTCTACGTGCACGCACTCCGCGGCGCGAGCCTTCCCATCCTCGCCAGTGTGGCGGTCCAGTTCATCGTGCTCTTCGGCGGCTCGGTGATGATCGAGCTGCTGTTCGCGCTCCCCGGCATCGGCCAGGCCATGCAGGCAGCCGTGGGCTCCGCCGATCTGCCGTTCGTGCAGGCGCTCGTCCTGGTGGCGACACTCGTCGTCGTCTTCGTGAACGTGCTGCTGGAAACCCTCAACCGCACCCTCGACCCGAAACTGCGCACATCATGA
- a CDS encoding ABC transporter substrate-binding protein, producing the protein MSRITTARGAAVIAAVAASALVLSACSGSGGGGESGAPVDTSKLIIGLDSDQAALGYDPVRYGTGQRMFFEGIYDSLFRLDEEGQVVPDLVTSFEYNEDSTQLTLDLDTEATFDDGSTLTADLVKQNLDARGGADLSAYSGFAEGGQNEISDVTVVDDDTVTLTFTRPQAGFEANLVMPGGAIVGPTGAADRATLDSTPDGSGPLSIDADATVKGNSYLLVKKEDNPDAENYPFDSYEFRPILDPQARVNAAISGEVDLANIGSDQQAQVESAGTGLVANGGTVQNIIAFDKKGALGPQWADPRVYQALSMAIDRETYVGAVHPGNLPTANAMPADSPGFLPELDEQYAYDPEGAKELLAEAGYPDGFAFDFTINQGSQRDLEALQPYWEAIGVKMTLKNAASTEELFAVVSTEPLGGPLPLTWTNPLGNVFGVLFGFANFHKAENPDIQAAAGAYGAAQDDAAKETALQDLNRAIVDSGWLIPLYEQLSPWAYNEAKVAELTFPGAESFPILSAIQPAS; encoded by the coding sequence ATGTCCCGAATCACCACAGCACGTGGCGCCGCCGTCATTGCGGCCGTCGCAGCATCAGCCCTCGTTCTCAGCGCATGCTCCGGTTCCGGCGGAGGAGGCGAGAGCGGCGCCCCCGTCGACACCTCGAAGCTCATCATCGGGCTCGACTCCGACCAGGCGGCCCTGGGCTATGACCCGGTGCGGTACGGCACCGGCCAGCGGATGTTCTTCGAAGGCATCTATGACTCACTGTTCCGCCTGGACGAGGAGGGCCAGGTCGTCCCCGACCTGGTGACCTCGTTCGAGTACAACGAAGACAGCACACAGCTGACGCTCGATCTCGACACAGAGGCGACGTTCGACGATGGCAGCACCCTGACGGCCGACCTGGTCAAGCAGAACCTCGACGCCCGTGGTGGCGCCGATCTGTCCGCTTACAGCGGGTTCGCGGAAGGCGGACAGAACGAGATCTCCGACGTGACCGTCGTCGACGACGACACCGTGACGCTGACTTTCACGAGGCCCCAGGCCGGGTTCGAGGCGAACCTGGTGATGCCGGGTGGAGCAATCGTCGGCCCGACCGGAGCGGCTGATCGCGCGACTCTCGACTCGACACCCGACGGGTCCGGCCCGCTCAGCATCGACGCGGACGCAACAGTGAAGGGCAATTCCTACCTTCTCGTCAAGAAGGAAGACAACCCCGACGCGGAGAACTACCCGTTCGACTCCTACGAGTTCCGCCCCATCCTCGACCCGCAGGCACGCGTGAACGCGGCGATCTCGGGTGAGGTCGATCTGGCGAATATCGGCTCCGACCAGCAGGCCCAGGTCGAGTCCGCCGGCACGGGACTGGTCGCCAACGGCGGCACCGTCCAGAACATCATCGCGTTCGACAAGAAGGGCGCGCTCGGGCCGCAGTGGGCGGACCCGCGTGTGTACCAGGCGCTGTCGATGGCGATCGATCGTGAGACGTACGTCGGCGCGGTGCACCCGGGCAATCTCCCGACCGCGAACGCGATGCCCGCCGACAGCCCGGGTTTCCTTCCCGAGCTGGACGAGCAGTACGCATACGACCCCGAGGGCGCCAAGGAGCTCCTCGCCGAGGCCGGGTACCCTGACGGATTCGCCTTCGACTTCACGATCAACCAGGGCAGTCAGCGCGATCTCGAGGCGCTGCAGCCCTACTGGGAGGCCATCGGGGTCAAAATGACGCTGAAGAACGCCGCCTCGACCGAGGAACTGTTCGCCGTCGTCTCCACTGAGCCGCTCGGTGGCCCGCTCCCGCTGACGTGGACGAACCCGCTGGGCAACGTCTTCGGTGTGCTGTTCGGCTTCGCGAACTTCCACAAGGCGGAGAACCCGGACATCCAGGCCGCGGCCGGCGCGTACGGGGCAGCGCAGGACGACGCCGCCAAGGAGACCGCGCTCCAGGACCTCAACCGCGCGATCGTCGACTCGGGGTGGCTCATCCCGCTCTACGAGCAGCTGTCGCCGTGGGCGTACAACGAGGCGAAGGTCGCGGAGCTCACGTTCCCGGGCGCCGAGTCGTTCCCGATCCTGTCAGCCATCCAGCCCGCATCCTGA
- a CDS encoding glycoside hydrolase family 1 protein gives MHASRFPADFLWGVATAGHQNEGDNVDSDTWFLENVTPTIFREPSGKAMNGWELWESDLDLVAGMGLNAYRFSVEWARVESTEGEFSDEALAHYEAIVDGCLARGLAPIVTFNHFTSPHWFAKRGGWLNPEAPELFARYCGVVMDRFGDRIALALTFNEPDLPEMLTWIEMPDFVVQLGRATLDAASEAAGVERYRAGNVMVPEDFAPMRAGMTEGHRAAKAAIKTRRPDLPVGLSIAIIDDVAAPGGEELRDRKRAKVYDHWLELARDDDFVGVQNYEREVYGPDGPLPVPEGVAVNGMGTAVAPESLRGAVEYAHSVSGVPVLVSEHGIGTEDDSLRAGFLEPSLDGLAQAIEHGVPVLGYCHWTLMDNFEWIGGYGPKLGLHSVDRQTFERTAKPSAAVYAELVRSFSG, from the coding sequence ATGCACGCATCCCGCTTCCCCGCCGACTTCCTCTGGGGCGTGGCCACGGCCGGGCACCAGAACGAAGGCGACAATGTCGACAGCGACACCTGGTTCCTGGAGAACGTCACGCCGACGATCTTCCGCGAGCCTTCGGGCAAGGCCATGAACGGATGGGAGCTGTGGGAGTCCGACCTCGATCTCGTCGCGGGTATGGGGCTCAACGCCTACCGATTCTCGGTCGAATGGGCTCGTGTGGAGTCGACCGAGGGGGAGTTCTCGGACGAGGCGCTCGCGCACTACGAGGCGATCGTCGACGGATGCCTCGCGCGCGGTCTGGCGCCGATCGTGACCTTCAACCACTTCACGTCGCCGCACTGGTTCGCGAAGCGCGGCGGGTGGCTCAACCCCGAGGCTCCCGAGCTCTTCGCCCGGTACTGCGGCGTCGTCATGGACCGCTTCGGCGACCGGATCGCGCTCGCCCTCACCTTCAACGAGCCCGACCTGCCCGAGATGCTGACGTGGATCGAGATGCCCGACTTCGTCGTGCAGCTGGGACGCGCGACCCTCGACGCTGCGAGCGAGGCGGCCGGCGTCGAGCGCTACCGCGCCGGCAACGTCATGGTCCCCGAGGATTTCGCCCCCATGCGCGCCGGGATGACGGAGGGTCACCGGGCCGCGAAGGCAGCCATCAAGACTCGGCGCCCCGACCTGCCGGTGGGCCTGTCGATCGCGATCATCGATGACGTGGCCGCTCCCGGCGGCGAGGAGCTGCGCGATCGCAAGCGCGCGAAGGTGTACGACCACTGGCTCGAGCTCGCCCGCGACGACGACTTCGTCGGCGTGCAGAACTACGAGCGCGAGGTCTACGGTCCCGACGGCCCCCTGCCGGTTCCCGAGGGCGTGGCCGTCAACGGGATGGGTACCGCTGTCGCACCCGAGTCGCTGCGCGGCGCGGTCGAGTACGCGCACTCGGTCAGTGGAGTGCCCGTCCTCGTGAGCGAACATGGAATCGGCACCGAAGACGACTCGCTGCGCGCCGGGTTCCTCGAGCCATCACTGGATGGCCTCGCACAGGCGATCGAGCACGGCGTCCCGGTTCTCGGCTACTGCCACTGGACCCTGATGGACAACTTCGAGTGGATCGGCGGATACGGCCCCAAGCTGGGCCTGCACAGCGTCGATCGGCAGACTTTCGAGCGCACCGCAAAGCCGAGCGCCGCCGTGTACGCCGAACTCGTCCGCTCCTTCAGCGGGTAA
- a CDS encoding aminoglycoside phosphotransferase family protein, which translates to MEIDDALVRRLVSAQFPRWSHLAIRRVTPGGWDNRTFRLGDELLVRLPSADGYAAAVAKEQRWLPAIGPHVPLQVPEPVGHGVPTPEFDRPWSVYRWITGVPAAEAMPDDLDEFAGDVARFLTALADVDATDGPAPGAHSFWRGAHPRVYEEDVVRSLERLDGVIDTVAAREVWDAALGTEITAPAVWFHGDIAHGNLLLREGRLAAVIDFGTSGVGDPACDLAIAWTMFDDSARDVFRCALRWDDDVWVRGRAWALWKAMLVLSDASGSHDPEAEARSSRIVIEKILADAP; encoded by the coding sequence GTGGAGATCGACGACGCGCTCGTGCGGCGGCTCGTGTCTGCGCAGTTCCCGCGATGGAGTCATCTGGCGATTCGCCGCGTGACGCCGGGCGGGTGGGATAACCGCACCTTCAGGCTCGGCGACGAGCTGCTCGTCCGACTCCCGAGCGCTGACGGATATGCGGCCGCGGTCGCGAAGGAGCAGCGCTGGCTTCCGGCGATCGGCCCGCACGTTCCGCTCCAGGTGCCCGAGCCCGTCGGGCACGGAGTGCCGACACCCGAGTTCGACCGCCCGTGGTCGGTGTACCGCTGGATCACGGGTGTGCCGGCGGCCGAAGCGATGCCCGACGATCTGGACGAGTTCGCGGGCGACGTCGCCCGATTCCTCACCGCGCTCGCCGATGTCGACGCCACCGACGGCCCCGCGCCGGGCGCGCACAGCTTCTGGCGCGGGGCGCATCCGCGCGTCTACGAGGAGGACGTGGTGCGCTCATTGGAGCGACTCGACGGCGTGATCGACACGGTCGCGGCGCGCGAGGTATGGGATGCCGCGCTCGGGACCGAGATCACCGCGCCCGCCGTCTGGTTCCATGGCGACATCGCTCACGGCAACCTGCTGCTCCGCGAAGGGCGGCTGGCCGCGGTGATCGACTTCGGGACGTCGGGAGTCGGCGACCCGGCATGCGACCTGGCGATCGCATGGACGATGTTCGATGACTCGGCCCGCGATGTGTTCCGCTGCGCTCTGCGGTGGGATGACGACGTGTGGGTGCGCGGCCGGGCGTGGGCGCTGTGGAAGGCGATGCTGGTGCTGTCGGATGCATCCGGTTCGCACGATCCCGAAGCCGAAGCGCGCTCATCCCGCATCGTGATCGAGAAGATCCTGGCCGACGCGCCCTGA
- a CDS encoding alpha/beta hydrolase, with amino-acid sequence MTDTDAARYAIDEEDPGFQPPAYYAPGVAELQHPIGADIHRALTYAMPDGYRPLQLDLYVPTDRSGPVPCVVWIHGGAWLFGTRLAPPDYWPAGRLFQGAIDAGLAVASIDYRHSREAPFPAQLHDAKAAIRYLRYFAPQLGIDSARFGVWGESAGGHLAALVALIADPAFEGSEGVVGPSSAVGAVVDFYGVADVDTLPSFFSSMPQEWIEELQAKGDQGAVEPIDVLLAGSAFSREDGRRLVSPVTHAAAGAPPFLLVHGESDALVPIGQSEQLLAALQSAGVEAELVRVAGADHVFLGTDPVPQLDLAITYLRDKLGS; translated from the coding sequence ATGACCGATACGGATGCCGCGCGATACGCCATCGACGAAGAGGACCCGGGCTTCCAGCCGCCGGCGTACTACGCCCCGGGCGTCGCCGAGCTGCAGCATCCGATCGGCGCCGACATCCATCGGGCACTCACCTACGCGATGCCGGACGGGTATCGTCCACTGCAGCTCGACCTCTATGTGCCGACCGACCGCTCAGGACCGGTCCCCTGCGTCGTGTGGATCCACGGCGGAGCCTGGCTCTTCGGCACGAGACTCGCGCCACCGGACTACTGGCCTGCGGGCCGGCTGTTCCAGGGCGCGATAGATGCCGGGCTCGCCGTCGCCTCGATCGACTACCGTCACTCGCGTGAGGCGCCGTTTCCGGCGCAGCTGCACGACGCGAAGGCCGCCATCCGCTACCTCCGGTACTTCGCGCCGCAGCTCGGCATCGACTCGGCGCGTTTCGGCGTGTGGGGCGAGTCGGCCGGCGGGCACCTCGCGGCACTCGTCGCGCTGATCGCCGACCCTGCTTTCGAGGGCTCCGAGGGAGTGGTCGGCCCGTCGAGCGCCGTAGGCGCAGTCGTGGACTTCTACGGCGTTGCGGATGTCGACACCCTGCCCTCGTTCTTCAGCTCGATGCCGCAGGAGTGGATCGAGGAGCTCCAGGCGAAGGGCGATCAGGGTGCGGTCGAGCCGATCGACGTGCTGCTCGCGGGCTCGGCGTTCTCGCGTGAAGACGGCCGGAGGCTCGTCTCGCCCGTCACGCACGCGGCGGCCGGAGCACCGCCGTTCCTCCTCGTGCACGGCGAGAGCGACGCCCTCGTGCCGATCGGGCAAAGCGAGCAGCTCCTCGCGGCACTGCAGTCGGCGGGCGTCGAGGCCGAGCTCGTGCGTGTCGCGGGTGCGGATCACGTGTTCCTCGGCACCGATCCGGTGCCGCAGCTCGACCTCGCCATCACCTACCTGAGAGACAAGCTGGGCTCGTGA
- a CDS encoding family 78 glycoside hydrolase catalytic domain, whose translation MTVDAVARATWIRPHEDVVAAPGQRPAYELRAEFTMVDVPDAATLRVTAHGLVEVFLNGDRVGEDELVPGFTAYRKRLQVFSYDVAGLLRPGVNRVEALLSDGWFRGRHGFERRADGYGDETALLLAIEAGPVRFVTDGAWHSRPSGITRADLMDGQAVDFRLGDVDRPWQPVDIASGGLYDDRDRLVEASAVRVRRIETLAPAGVTQPREGTVVIDAGRNINGWLRIDDLGARDTRLTLTHGEVLDADGLVSTENLRAFVFSTGERLPAGQIDEVISAGVAGDVFEPRHTTHGFRYAQIDGVPSGWDASSVRAIVVHSELRPIGDFACSDTRLDALHELARQSFLGNACEIPTDCPQRERSGFTGDWQVFVDSAALLYDVEAFSTKWLDDLAADQWHDGRVPTVIPNPAGDRPSGIVFEDLSAGSAGWGDAAVLVPWALWRHYGDLEALRRRLPSMWEWVDYASRAAAGSRHPDRAASRPEAAPHEEFLWDSGFHFGEWLEPGVPPRPDPSADHSIVATAFLHRSARLLAASAAVVGDAELEAWAQRIADGARNAWRAEFIVGPGRVSIESQANYARGLAFELFDHDESPLAAARLAGVIADADGHLGTGFLSTGQLLPALADHGRVDTAYATLLSTGVPSWLGMLEHGATTAWEWWDAIADDGSVRGSLNHYSKAAVVSFLYTHVAGIRLDEVPDAASAAYGRVRIAPLPGGGLTWARASVDTPRGVIRSEWRLDEGMFALEAEVPEGTAATIELPDGANDEVGPGIHSFTCPWSE comes from the coding sequence GTGACCGTCGACGCCGTCGCGCGTGCGACCTGGATCCGGCCGCACGAAGATGTTGTGGCCGCGCCCGGACAGCGACCCGCGTACGAGCTCCGTGCCGAGTTCACCATGGTGGACGTGCCGGATGCAGCCACGCTGCGCGTCACGGCGCACGGGCTCGTCGAGGTGTTCCTCAACGGGGATCGGGTCGGCGAGGACGAGCTCGTGCCCGGCTTCACGGCGTACCGCAAGCGCCTGCAGGTCTTCTCCTACGACGTCGCCGGACTGCTCCGACCCGGCGTCAACCGCGTCGAGGCGCTGCTGAGCGACGGCTGGTTCCGCGGCCGCCACGGTTTCGAGCGCCGAGCCGACGGATACGGCGACGAGACGGCGCTGCTGCTCGCGATCGAGGCGGGTCCGGTGCGCTTCGTGACGGATGGCGCGTGGCACTCGCGTCCGAGCGGCATCACGCGTGCGGATCTCATGGACGGGCAGGCAGTGGACTTCCGGCTCGGGGACGTTGACCGCCCGTGGCAGCCGGTCGACATCGCGTCGGGGGGGCTGTACGACGACCGCGACCGGCTGGTCGAGGCATCCGCTGTCCGCGTGCGGCGCATCGAGACGCTCGCACCCGCGGGTGTGACGCAGCCACGCGAGGGCACGGTCGTGATCGATGCGGGTCGCAACATCAACGGCTGGCTGCGAATCGACGACCTCGGCGCACGCGACACGCGGCTGACCCTCACCCACGGCGAGGTGCTCGATGCTGACGGACTCGTCTCGACGGAGAACCTGCGGGCCTTCGTCTTCTCAACCGGCGAACGGCTGCCCGCCGGGCAGATCGACGAAGTGATCTCGGCGGGCGTTGCGGGCGATGTATTCGAGCCGCGGCATACGACTCATGGCTTCCGGTATGCCCAGATCGACGGCGTCCCGTCCGGATGGGACGCCTCGTCGGTGCGCGCCATCGTCGTGCACAGCGAACTGCGACCCATCGGCGACTTCGCCTGCAGCGATACCCGCCTCGACGCCCTGCACGAGCTGGCCCGCCAGAGTTTTCTCGGCAACGCGTGCGAGATCCCGACCGATTGCCCGCAGCGCGAGCGCAGCGGGTTCACCGGCGACTGGCAGGTCTTCGTCGACAGCGCTGCGCTGCTCTACGATGTCGAAGCGTTCTCGACGAAGTGGCTCGACGACCTCGCCGCCGACCAGTGGCATGACGGCCGCGTGCCGACCGTCATCCCCAATCCCGCCGGCGACCGGCCGTCTGGGATCGTCTTCGAAGACCTGTCGGCCGGGTCGGCCGGGTGGGGGGATGCCGCGGTGCTCGTGCCGTGGGCGCTCTGGCGGCACTACGGCGATCTCGAAGCTCTCCGTCGACGGCTGCCGTCGATGTGGGAGTGGGTCGATTACGCGTCCCGCGCAGCTGCCGGGTCACGGCATCCCGACCGCGCTGCGTCGCGCCCTGAAGCAGCGCCGCACGAGGAGTTCCTCTGGGACTCCGGGTTTCACTTCGGCGAATGGCTGGAGCCGGGCGTACCGCCGCGGCCGGACCCGTCCGCAGATCACAGCATCGTCGCGACGGCGTTCCTTCATCGGTCGGCGCGGCTCCTGGCGGCGTCGGCTGCGGTGGTCGGCGACGCCGAGCTCGAGGCGTGGGCGCAGCGCATCGCCGACGGCGCGCGGAACGCTTGGCGCGCCGAGTTCATCGTCGGGCCCGGGCGCGTGTCGATCGAATCGCAGGCGAACTACGCACGCGGGCTCGCCTTCGAGCTCTTCGACCACGACGAATCCCCGCTGGCCGCCGCGCGGCTGGCCGGAGTCATCGCCGACGCCGACGGCCACCTCGGCACGGGGTTCCTGAGCACCGGCCAGCTGCTGCCCGCCCTCGCCGACCACGGGCGGGTCGACACCGCATACGCCACGCTGCTCTCGACGGGCGTGCCCTCCTGGCTCGGCATGCTGGAGCACGGGGCGACCACGGCGTGGGAGTGGTGGGACGCGATCGCCGACGACGGCTCGGTGCGCGGCTCGCTCAACCACTACAGCAAAGCCGCGGTCGTGTCCTTCCTCTACACGCACGTTGCGGGCATCCGCCTCGACGAGGTTCCGGATGCCGCATCCGCCGCCTACGGGCGCGTACGGATCGCGCCGCTGCCGGGCGGCGGACTCACGTGGGCCCGCGCGTCGGTGGACACGCCCCGGGGAGTGATCCGATCCGAGTGGCGTCTCGACGAGGGCATGTTCGCGCTGGAGGCCGAGGTGCCCGAGGGCACGGCCGCGACCATCGAACTGCCCGATGGGGCGAACGATGAGGTCGGCCCTGGCATCCACTCCTTCACCTGTCCGTGGTCCGAGTGA